The Candidatus Sericytochromatia bacterium genome includes a window with the following:
- the hemW gene encoding radical SAM family heme chaperone HemW has protein sequence MTIQLPDHRQLFPAVGLYLHFPFCARKCLYCDFPSFAGQDHQMEAYVAALCAEIAGAPAVSLRSLFLGGGTPSYLPLDGMQRVLDAVRSRFDWSDQVEATMEANPGNERLTDASAVDTWQRYRAMGINRVSLGVQSFDAEMLQALGRIHAPEDAEAAVRALRQAGFDNISIDLMYGLPGQTLAIWRRTLERAIALELPHLSAYSLIVEPHTPFETAARQGRLNLPSEGVEREMADLAEALLGRAGYRQYEVSNWAQPGRESVHNRVYWHNESWLGLGSGAHSYFERRRWANPAAIATYLAQGPATPPEEPQTLQEELEDTMFMGLRLTQEGVSEARFSARFGVSLASRYGPLLNDLVARDLVSWDGQILRLTRTGLPLANEVFAAFLGA, from the coding sequence GTGACGATCCAGCTGCCGGACCACCGGCAACTCTTCCCCGCGGTCGGGCTTTACCTGCATTTCCCGTTCTGTGCGCGCAAATGCCTGTATTGTGACTTTCCCTCGTTTGCCGGCCAGGATCACCAGATGGAGGCCTACGTGGCGGCTCTCTGCGCCGAGATCGCGGGGGCGCCGGCCGTGTCGTTGCGCAGCCTGTTTCTCGGCGGAGGAACACCCTCATACTTGCCGCTGGACGGCATGCAACGGGTGCTCGACGCCGTGCGGTCGCGCTTCGATTGGTCTGACCAGGTCGAGGCCACCATGGAGGCCAATCCGGGTAATGAGCGTCTCACCGACGCCTCTGCCGTCGATACCTGGCAGCGCTACCGGGCCATGGGCATCAATCGGGTCTCCCTGGGGGTGCAGAGTTTCGATGCCGAGATGCTTCAGGCGCTTGGTCGGATTCACGCCCCGGAGGATGCCGAGGCAGCGGTTCGGGCGCTTCGGCAGGCGGGCTTCGACAACATCAGCATCGACCTGATGTACGGCCTGCCTGGACAGACACTGGCGATCTGGCGTCGAACGCTCGAACGGGCGATCGCCCTGGAGTTGCCTCACCTGTCCGCTTACAGCCTGATCGTTGAGCCCCATACGCCGTTCGAGACGGCCGCCCGTCAAGGGCGCTTGAACTTGCCGAGCGAAGGGGTCGAGCGAGAGATGGCCGATCTGGCCGAGGCCCTATTGGGACGGGCGGGTTATCGGCAGTACGAGGTCTCGAACTGGGCGCAACCGGGCCGAGAGAGTGTCCACAACCGCGTGTACTGGCACAACGAGAGCTGGTTGGGCCTCGGTTCAGGCGCCCACTCCTATTTTGAACGGCGACGCTGGGCCAACCCCGCGGCGATCGCCACCTATCTCGCCCAGGGGCCAGCGACGCCGCCAGAGGAACCCCAGACCCTGCAGGAAGAACTGGAAGACACGATGTTCATGGGCTTGCGCCTGACCCAGGAGGGGGTTTCCGAGGCCCGATTCTCGGCGCGCTTCGGCGTCTCGCTGGCGTCTCGCTACGGTCCTCTGCTGAACGATCTGGTGGCGCGGGACCTGGTGAGCTGGGACGGCCAGATCCTCAGGCTGACGCGGACGGGCTTGCCGCTGGCGAACGAGGTGTTCGCGGCCTTTCTGGGCGCGTGA
- a CDS encoding phospholipase D-like domain-containing protein: MSAGPQGVPARVARIGDYRSIASRVGPASPASDGARPLPPVPPAVYRADVYAGPATLWSQAPAQPAPPSLPPARQAPPPPAAWPLPPATPPASPAWPPVPPPLSWPIAPPPSPPAVQPPAAWPMQPVGPALPGGWPAQATTPSTWAAWPVTPPRPVTAPAGQPQVGSLESLWQRVREWLRRIFGPPTPLPPQPAPPTPGPQPPSPGPVPPNPAPPGQVTPGVSVHFTQTYASPRQGLTNEQVRQRNEATARAHPDNPDQRLVALIDAVPAGGTLDGAFFSIGVENVTAAFIRAAQRGVRVRLVTEKDYYQDRLGAPRPAIARLLAAGIQVVPDDRGALMHNKFLVANGSTVWTGSYNVTESGSYHENNNAMRIESPELASVYSHEFEKMFNWRNFGPDRPDNATPWDDHPAPRRIQLGQAEVIPFFSPYLATQGGARQALLDELAQARQRIEFLAFSFTDDAIADAMLARAAAGVTVQGVFEKGQAASRYSEYQRMNPRESELAGRLDVRLDTNPSLMHHKVILIDDSTLVMGSFNFSDSAQSDNAENMLIFRNAPDLVARYREEFQRIQAIADS; the protein is encoded by the coding sequence ATGTCCGCCGGCCCCCAAGGTGTTCCCGCTCGCGTCGCCCGCATCGGCGATTACCGGTCGATCGCGTCCCGCGTGGGCCCGGCCTCACCGGCCAGCGATGGCGCTCGCCCGCTGCCGCCCGTTCCCCCAGCGGTCTATCGCGCGGACGTGTACGCCGGTCCAGCCACCCTTTGGTCCCAGGCGCCTGCCCAGCCCGCCCCCCCCTCCTTGCCGCCAGCGCGGCAGGCCCCCCCTCCGCCGGCGGCCTGGCCTCTCCCACCGGCCACTCCGCCCGCATCGCCCGCCTGGCCGCCCGTCCCCCCCCCGCTGAGCTGGCCCATCGCGCCCCCGCCGTCCCCCCCCGCCGTTCAGCCCCCTGCGGCCTGGCCCATGCAACCGGTAGGGCCGGCCCTCCCCGGGGGATGGCCGGCGCAAGCCACCACACCCAGCACTTGGGCAGCCTGGCCCGTGACGCCACCGAGACCTGTCACTGCCCCCGCTGGTCAGCCCCAGGTCGGCTCCCTGGAATCGCTCTGGCAGCGTGTTCGAGAGTGGCTGCGGCGCATCTTTGGCCCCCCCACGCCACTGCCCCCCCAGCCAGCTCCCCCCACGCCAGGCCCACAGCCCCCATCCCCCGGCCCGGTCCCCCCGAACCCAGCGCCGCCCGGACAGGTCACGCCTGGCGTCAGCGTTCACTTCACCCAAACCTATGCCAGCCCACGACAGGGGCTCACCAACGAGCAGGTCAGGCAGCGCAATGAGGCCACAGCGCGGGCTCATCCCGACAACCCGGACCAACGGCTGGTCGCCCTGATCGATGCCGTTCCGGCCGGTGGCACGCTGGATGGCGCCTTCTTCTCCATCGGTGTCGAGAACGTCACGGCGGCCTTCATCCGCGCCGCCCAACGGGGGGTGCGCGTGCGCCTGGTGACCGAGAAGGACTATTACCAGGACCGCCTGGGCGCCCCGCGGCCGGCGATCGCCCGGCTCCTCGCGGCTGGCATCCAGGTGGTTCCCGATGATCGCGGAGCCTTGATGCACAACAAGTTCCTGGTGGCCAACGGCAGCACGGTCTGGACCGGCTCGTACAACGTGACGGAAAGTGGCTCTTACCACGAGAACAACAACGCCATGCGCATCGAGTCGCCCGAACTGGCCAGCGTCTACAGCCACGAATTCGAAAAAATGTTCAATTGGCGCAATTTCGGTCCTGACCGTCCCGATAACGCGACGCCCTGGGATGATCACCCGGCACCGCGCCGCATTCAGCTGGGGCAAGCCGAGGTGATCCCCTTCTTCTCCCCTTACCTGGCCACCCAGGGCGGGGCCCGGCAGGCGTTGCTGGATGAGCTGGCCCAGGCGCGCCAGCGCATCGAGTTTCTGGCCTTCAGCTTCACCGACGATGCCATCGCGGACGCGATGCTCGCCCGGGCAGCCGCCGGCGTGACGGTCCAAGGGGTCTTCGAGAAGGGGCAGGCGGCCTCGCGTTACAGTGAATATCAGCGCATGAATCCGCGCGAAAGCGAGCTTGCTGGGCGTCTGGATGTCCGCCTCGACACCAACCCCTCGCTCATGCACCACAAGGTCATCCTGATCGATGACAGCACCCTCGTGATGGGCTCCTTCAACTTCTCGGATTCGGCTCAGTCCGACAACGCCGAGAACATGCTGATTTTCCGCAACGCCCCGGACCTGGTGGCCCGCTATCGCGAAGAGTTTCAGCGCATCCAGGCGATCGCTGATTCCTGA
- a CDS encoding amylo-alpha-1,6-glucosidase: MTEGAIVVGAESEDGSLDLAGESFTPAADLDCLLRDGMPAVLETCRHQRQVISQTGMFLVSDEAGGLYEGCRCGTGLYFQDTRFLSGWRWQLEGTMPTLLSFSADRNFQARIELMNGHLVLPDGRQIPQESIYVSVNRLIQEVVHERLEVVNFNPDAVTLRLSCTFSADFSDMFEVRGAFRGERGRYFKPKIAGEEAVLAYQGADGVFRSTRVRFSQVPQSLELPAGLRAPGFIATFDLSIPGRGGHACLETVIAPRLGGQESPDLSATFQDRHHQLSEAQRERLARHTHLSSDHEIYDLVLRRSVLDLETLTSAQPLSGPLIAAGIPWFACPFGRDALIAAYQTLLLGPELAQGTLRFLARHQGREVNDFRDEEPGKILHELRHGELTNLAQVPHAPYFGAIDSTPLFLILLSETYRWTGDLDFVRELWEPVEQALMWIDAYGDLDGDGFLEYATRSRLGLYNQNWKDSSNSNITPDFRIATLPIAVAEVQGYVYDAKRRIAELCYALELRVMGDRLVREAEELKQAFNHAFWLEADDFYALALDGAKRPVRTLTSNVAHGVWSGIIDEERLPDMVRRLFSPDMFSGWGIRTMSSAMPPYNPLSYHNGSVWPHDNSLIAKGLADHGFKREALCLMESLFDAAQKFEYFRLPELFCGFPKQGDLDKPVPYPVACAPQAWAAGASLLLLQAVLGLTPDAGRGQLLIRRPILPTWLQDVTLRGLRVGSTRLDLQFLQQHGVTTTRVLRKEGGAMRILIEG, translated from the coding sequence GTGACAGAGGGGGCGATCGTCGTGGGCGCAGAATCCGAAGACGGCAGCCTGGACCTGGCGGGGGAGTCGTTTACCCCCGCCGCCGACCTTGACTGCCTGCTGCGTGATGGCATGCCGGCGGTGCTCGAAACCTGTCGACACCAGCGCCAGGTGATCTCTCAGACCGGAATGTTTCTCGTGTCGGATGAGGCCGGTGGCCTCTATGAGGGTTGTCGCTGCGGGACGGGTCTGTATTTTCAAGACACGCGATTTCTGAGTGGCTGGCGTTGGCAATTGGAGGGAACCATGCCGACCCTGCTCTCCTTCTCAGCCGACCGAAATTTTCAGGCCCGCATTGAACTGATGAATGGTCACCTCGTGCTGCCTGACGGGCGTCAGATTCCCCAGGAGAGCATCTACGTGTCGGTCAATCGTCTGATCCAGGAGGTCGTTCACGAGCGACTCGAGGTGGTGAATTTCAATCCCGATGCGGTGACCTTGCGGCTCAGCTGTACGTTCAGTGCCGATTTTTCGGACATGTTCGAGGTGCGGGGTGCCTTTCGGGGGGAGCGCGGCCGCTACTTCAAGCCCAAGATCGCGGGGGAGGAGGCCGTGCTCGCCTACCAGGGGGCGGACGGGGTCTTTCGCAGCACGCGGGTGCGCTTCAGCCAGGTTCCCCAGTCGCTGGAGCTGCCTGCTGGTCTGCGGGCGCCCGGCTTCATCGCCACCTTCGACCTGTCGATTCCTGGCCGCGGCGGCCATGCGTGTCTCGAAACCGTCATCGCTCCGCGTCTGGGGGGCCAGGAAAGTCCCGATCTGTCGGCCACGTTTCAGGATCGCCATCATCAGCTGAGTGAGGCCCAAAGAGAGCGACTGGCCCGCCACACGCACCTTTCCAGCGACCACGAAATTTACGACCTGGTCCTCCGGCGCAGCGTGCTCGACCTCGAGACCTTGACCAGTGCGCAGCCGCTGAGTGGCCCCCTGATCGCGGCCGGTATCCCCTGGTTCGCCTGTCCCTTTGGTCGCGACGCCTTGATCGCGGCCTATCAGACGCTCCTGCTCGGGCCTGAACTGGCTCAGGGAACGCTACGTTTCCTGGCCCGCCACCAGGGGCGCGAGGTCAATGACTTTCGGGATGAAGAGCCCGGCAAGATCTTGCATGAGTTGCGACACGGGGAACTGACCAACCTGGCCCAGGTGCCTCACGCGCCCTATTTCGGGGCGATCGATTCGACCCCGCTGTTTCTGATCCTGCTGTCGGAAACCTACCGCTGGACCGGGGACCTCGATTTCGTGCGGGAGCTCTGGGAGCCGGTCGAGCAGGCGCTGATGTGGATTGATGCTTACGGTGATCTCGATGGGGATGGCTTCCTGGAATACGCCACGCGCTCACGCCTGGGTCTGTACAACCAGAACTGGAAGGACTCCTCCAACAGCAACATTACGCCCGATTTTCGGATTGCCACGCTGCCGATTGCGGTGGCGGAGGTGCAGGGCTACGTGTATGACGCCAAGCGGCGCATTGCCGAACTCTGCTACGCCCTGGAACTGCGCGTGATGGGCGATCGCCTCGTGCGAGAGGCGGAGGAACTGAAACAGGCCTTCAATCACGCCTTCTGGCTGGAAGCCGATGATTTCTATGCGCTGGCCCTTGATGGGGCCAAGCGCCCGGTGCGCACCCTGACCTCCAATGTCGCCCACGGGGTGTGGAGCGGCATCATTGATGAGGAGCGCCTCCCGGACATGGTGCGACGGCTTTTTTCCCCGGACATGTTCAGCGGCTGGGGGATTCGCACGATGAGTAGCGCGATGCCGCCCTACAATCCGTTGAGTTACCACAACGGCTCGGTCTGGCCTCACGACAACAGCCTGATCGCGAAAGGTCTGGCGGATCACGGCTTCAAGCGGGAAGCCCTCTGCCTGATGGAATCCCTGTTCGACGCGGCGCAGAAATTCGAGTACTTTCGGCTGCCGGAGTTGTTTTGTGGGTTTCCCAAGCAGGGTGACCTGGACAAGCCGGTGCCGTATCCCGTGGCCTGTGCCCCCCAGGCGTGGGCGGCCGGGGCCAGTCTGCTGCTGTTGCAAGCCGTGCTGGGCTTGACCCCGGATGCAGGCCGTGGCCAGCTCTTGATCCGACGTCCCATCTTGCCGACCTGGCTGCAGGATGTGACCCTGCGCGGGTTGCGGGTCGGTTCCACTCGCCTCGATCTGCAGTTTTTGCAGCAGCACGGCGTCACCACCACCCGCGTGCTGCGCAAAGAGGGGGGGGCCATGCGGATTCTGATCGAGGGGTGA
- a CDS encoding GNAT family N-acetyltransferase: MAVESNPGEAASPTAPTFVIQSVTNEAQWQAARSIRFEVFVDEQGFPAADELDAHDASARHWLLSDAGGAAIATARTLDLAGGGWKVGRVAVKRSHRGLGLGRQLMAAIISAAQQADLPELVLDSQVSAIPFYAKLDFVVVGDEFDEAGVPHRRMRRCLGTFAALPPGNL, encoded by the coding sequence TTGGCAGTCGAGTCGAATCCCGGCGAGGCCGCGTCGCCAACGGCTCCCACCTTCGTGATTCAGTCGGTGACGAACGAGGCGCAATGGCAAGCGGCCAGGAGCATCCGGTTCGAGGTCTTCGTCGACGAGCAGGGTTTTCCGGCGGCCGACGAACTCGATGCGCATGACGCGTCTGCGCGACACTGGCTGCTGAGCGATGCCGGGGGCGCGGCGATCGCCACGGCTCGTACCCTCGACCTGGCCGGCGGCGGCTGGAAAGTCGGCCGCGTGGCGGTGAAGCGATCCCATCGTGGTCTGGGGTTGGGGCGGCAACTGATGGCCGCGATCATCTCGGCCGCCCAGCAAGCGGACCTCCCGGAACTCGTGCTGGACAGCCAGGTCAGCGCGATCCCTTTTTATGCCAAGCTGGATTTTGTCGTGGTGGGCGACGAGTTCGACGAGGCCGGCGTTCCGCACCGACGCATGCGACGTTGCCTGGGGACGTTCGCCGCACTCCCGCCAGGCAACCTCTGA
- a CDS encoding amino acid permease, translated as MSLKSKIFQRKAVDAVARPGESGLKRTLSAFDLTVLGVGAIIGAGIFVIAGKGAQVAGPAIMLSFVLVGLACLCAALCYAELASMIPTAGSAYAYTYTTLGEFPAWLIGWFLVLEYTVASAAVAAGWSGYCAKIFQMVGIELPGMLTRSPLEHVNPGLFNLPAAAIALLVTGLLVLGVRESVKVNTAFVLLKVSVLLTFIFVALPAVKPGNWDPFMPFGWSGVITGGALIFFAYIGFDAVATTAEEAKNPQRDLPIGIIGSLLVCTVFYITVAAVMTGMVPFPTLNSPAPLATALSAVGQEKWAALISFGAVFGLTSVLMVLMMGMPRIWFAMSRDGLLPPFFGKVHERFGTPWVATLINGLSVALITGFLRLDEIAEMTNIGTLSAFIVVAVGVWILRKREPDLPRSFKAPALPLVAGFTIVSCAGMMLSLSKTTWWLFAIWSAIGVLVYFNYSIRHSVLQQHLEAVAARFRAAQRH; from the coding sequence ATGTCGCTCAAATCCAAAATTTTTCAGCGTAAAGCCGTCGATGCCGTCGCGAGACCCGGTGAGTCGGGTTTGAAACGCACCCTGAGTGCCTTCGACCTGACGGTCCTGGGGGTCGGCGCCATCATTGGCGCGGGCATCTTCGTGATTGCCGGGAAGGGCGCCCAGGTGGCCGGACCCGCGATCATGCTGTCTTTCGTGCTGGTGGGCCTGGCCTGCCTGTGCGCGGCCCTGTGCTACGCCGAGCTGGCCTCGATGATCCCCACGGCCGGCAGTGCCTATGCCTACACCTACACGACCTTGGGGGAGTTCCCAGCCTGGCTGATTGGCTGGTTCCTGGTGCTGGAATATACCGTGGCCAGCGCCGCAGTGGCGGCCGGATGGTCCGGCTATTGTGCCAAAATTTTTCAGATGGTCGGCATCGAGCTGCCGGGGATGCTGACGCGCAGCCCGCTTGAACACGTCAATCCCGGTTTGTTCAATCTGCCCGCGGCGGCGATCGCCTTGCTGGTCACGGGGTTGCTGGTGCTGGGCGTGCGCGAGAGTGTCAAGGTCAATACGGCCTTCGTCCTCTTGAAGGTGTCGGTGCTGCTCACGTTCATCTTCGTGGCGCTGCCGGCCGTGAAACCAGGAAACTGGGACCCCTTCATGCCATTCGGCTGGAGCGGTGTGATCACCGGCGGGGCCCTGATCTTCTTCGCCTACATCGGGTTCGACGCCGTGGCCACCACCGCCGAGGAGGCCAAGAACCCGCAACGCGACCTGCCCATTGGCATCATTGGTTCCTTGCTGGTGTGTACCGTCTTTTACATCACGGTGGCCGCGGTCATGACCGGCATGGTCCCGTTCCCGACGCTGAATTCACCCGCCCCCCTTGCCACGGCCCTCTCCGCGGTCGGCCAGGAGAAATGGGCGGCGTTGATCTCCTTTGGCGCCGTGTTTGGCCTGACCAGCGTCTTGATGGTGCTGATGATGGGCATGCCGCGAATCTGGTTTGCCATGAGCCGGGACGGCTTGCTGCCACCGTTTTTCGGCAAGGTTCACGAGCGATTCGGAACGCCTTGGGTCGCGACCTTGATCAACGGCCTCTCCGTGGCTCTGATCACGGGCTTCCTGCGACTGGATGAGATTGCCGAGATGACCAACATCGGCACGCTTTCGGCTTTCATCGTGGTGGCTGTGGGCGTGTGGATCCTGCGCAAGCGTGAGCCTGACCTGCCTCGCTCCTTCAAGGCGCCCGCCTTGCCGCTGGTGGCCGGCTTCACGATCGTGTCCTGCGCCGGCATGATGCTGAGCCTGTCCAAGACCACGTGGTGGTTGTTTGCGATCTGGTCAGCCATCGGGGTGCTGGTCTATTTCAACTACAGCATCCGTCACAGCGTGCTCCAGCAACATCTCGAGGCGGTGGCAGCTCGTTTCCGGGCTGCCCAGCGGCATTGA
- a CDS encoding adenylate/guanylate cyclase domain-containing protein: MALAWLLLALTGFPAKAQWAAYHALFEARGPLPQPEHVVVVAIDEASLAELGSWPVDRAIWGQLLDGLFGAGARVVGLDIAFVQPATNPAADRRFAQSLARWRGRVVLAANFQPGTVRQVESRQLILPTATLRAAAEVGVVDLPFDADGSIHRFPRLLLGVDPTGRDASAAYEGFALALARRFNPDLRLEGDDWLINYSGPPGHVRTLSLVSVLDALERRDGRLLGALRDRVVLVGASALRLQDQYPTPFSATLTGQGAETYMAGVEIHAQAVATLLRGDAVRPLPASLEAAALLSLGVLTGWLGVRLRPLPAALAGAAGVLGLCWASVGVFTAYHLWIDPVGPLLLVGLSFVVGLGFQYLFSEQRRRLTRQTFARYVDREIVEMLLAKPSLAPRLGGEQREVTVLFSDIRSFTSISEQRTPEQVVAFLNAYLTEMAAVIRAERGCIDKYIGDAILAVWGNVVPMPPEEAARRGVRAALGMLRRLEAKRMEWAEQGFPELAIGIGLNTGEAVVGNIGSPEKMEFGVIGDAVNVASRLEGLTKEHGALLVSARTRELLGEAFVCEPVGPIAVKGRVQAVEVWRVLREADHVIK; encoded by the coding sequence TTGGCTCTGGCCTGGCTGCTGCTGGCGCTCACGGGCTTTCCCGCCAAGGCCCAATGGGCTGCCTACCACGCCCTGTTTGAAGCGCGCGGGCCCCTGCCGCAACCGGAGCACGTCGTCGTGGTGGCGATCGATGAGGCAAGCCTGGCCGAACTGGGCAGCTGGCCCGTGGACCGGGCCATCTGGGGGCAACTGCTCGACGGCCTCTTCGGGGCTGGCGCCCGGGTGGTGGGCCTGGATATCGCCTTCGTGCAACCGGCCACGAATCCCGCCGCAGACCGCCGCTTTGCGCAGTCCCTGGCGCGCTGGCGTGGGCGTGTCGTGCTGGCGGCCAATTTTCAGCCGGGGACGGTCCGTCAGGTGGAGAGCCGGCAGCTGATTTTACCGACTGCCACCCTGCGCGCCGCCGCCGAGGTGGGCGTGGTCGACCTGCCCTTCGACGCCGATGGATCGATTCACCGCTTCCCACGGCTTCTGCTCGGGGTGGACCCGACCGGCCGCGACGCGTCGGCGGCCTACGAGGGGTTCGCCCTCGCGCTCGCCAGGCGCTTCAACCCTGACCTTCGCTTGGAGGGAGACGACTGGCTGATCAACTATTCAGGTCCGCCGGGTCATGTCCGGACCCTCAGCCTGGTGTCGGTTCTGGACGCCCTTGAACGCCGGGATGGGCGCTTGCTGGGCGCGCTTCGGGACCGTGTGGTGCTGGTGGGCGCCTCCGCGCTGCGCCTGCAGGACCAGTACCCGACCCCGTTCAGTGCGACCCTGACCGGCCAGGGGGCCGAAACCTACATGGCGGGCGTTGAAATTCACGCCCAGGCGGTGGCGACCCTGCTGCGCGGGGATGCCGTGCGACCGCTTCCTGCAAGCTTGGAAGCGGCAGCGCTGCTCAGCCTCGGGGTGCTGACCGGCTGGCTGGGCGTGCGCCTACGTCCGCTGCCGGCGGCGCTCGCTGGCGCCGCCGGGGTGTTGGGCCTGTGTTGGGCCAGCGTGGGGGTGTTCACGGCGTATCACCTGTGGATCGACCCGGTGGGCCCCTTGCTACTGGTCGGGCTTTCCTTCGTCGTGGGGCTGGGCTTTCAGTATCTGTTTTCCGAACAGCGCAGGCGGCTGACCCGGCAGACCTTTGCCCGCTATGTCGATCGGGAGATCGTCGAGATGCTGCTGGCCAAGCCGTCGCTGGCCCCTCGGCTGGGGGGCGAGCAACGCGAGGTGACCGTGCTGTTCTCCGACATCCGTTCTTTCACCAGCATTTCAGAGCAACGCACGCCTGAGCAGGTGGTGGCCTTTTTGAATGCCTACCTCACTGAAATGGCGGCGGTGATTCGCGCTGAACGCGGCTGCATCGACAAGTACATCGGCGATGCGATTCTGGCGGTCTGGGGAAATGTGGTCCCCATGCCCCCTGAGGAGGCCGCCCGGCGGGGCGTGCGGGCCGCCCTCGGGATGTTGCGGCGCCTGGAGGCCAAGCGAATGGAGTGGGCCGAGCAGGGGTTCCCGGAGCTGGCCATCGGCATCGGTCTGAACACCGGGGAGGCCGTGGTCGGCAACATCGGTTCACCAGAAAAGATGGAATTCGGCGTGATCGGCGACGCCGTCAACGTCGCGAGTCGCCTGGAGGGTCTGACCAAGGAGCACGGCGCCTTGCTGGTGAGTGCCCGAACCCGCGAGCTGCTCGGGGAAGCCTTCGTCTGCGAACCGGTGGGGCCGATCGCCGTGAAGGGGCGGGTGCAGGCGGTGGAGGTCTGGCGAGTCCTCCGAGAGGCGGACCACGTGATAAAATAG
- a CDS encoding ABC transporter permease, producing MQAALRNSLHTLGQLGSFTAEILHGFLQPPVYRSEIVLNSRKVAFQCILPVVAILFPTGMISALMGLKIMALFGTERMLSSLLAQGIVKEMAPSLAGIMIASQAGSAIAGEIGTMRVKEEIDALGVMAINPIKYLVIPRLIALAFVCPLIAVIATASGMLGGFTVAVLLKGQNMGVFIANLLAFVTLADIYAGLLKAAVFGVAVGLIACFYGYHVSGGAVGVGKAANNTVVHSIVAVAVLNYLLTTFLMRVLGV from the coding sequence TTGCAAGCCGCCCTTCGAAACAGCCTGCATACCCTCGGCCAGCTGGGCTCGTTCACGGCGGAAATTCTGCACGGTTTCCTGCAACCCCCTGTGTATCGCTCGGAAATCGTCCTCAATTCCCGCAAGGTAGCCTTCCAGTGCATCCTACCGGTGGTGGCGATCCTGTTCCCGACCGGCATGATCTCGGCGCTGATGGGACTCAAGATCATGGCGCTGTTCGGGACCGAGCGGATGCTCTCCAGTTTGCTGGCTCAAGGCATCGTGAAGGAGATGGCGCCCTCGCTGGCGGGGATCATGATCGCCTCACAGGCCGGTTCGGCGATCGCCGGAGAAATCGGCACGATGCGGGTCAAGGAAGAGATTGACGCGCTGGGGGTCATGGCCATCAACCCCATCAAATACCTGGTCATTCCTCGCTTGATCGCGCTGGCGTTCGTCTGCCCCCTGATCGCCGTGATTGCCACCGCCAGTGGCATGTTGGGCGGTTTCACCGTGGCGGTGCTGCTCAAGGGCCAGAACATGGGGGTGTTCATCGCCAACCTGCTGGCCTTCGTCACCCTGGCGGATATCTATGCGGGCCTGCTCAAAGCCGCCGTCTTCGGCGTGGCGGTGGGCTTGATTGCCTGCTTCTACGGCTATCACGTCAGTGGCGGGGCCGTCGGCGTCGGCAAGGCGGCCAACAACACGGTGGTGCACTCGATCGTGGCCGTGGCCGTCCTGAATTATCTGCTGACCACTTTCCTCATGCGGGTGCTGGGCGTATGA
- a CDS encoding ABC transporter permease: MTATLDLMGAIGRLAIALVQWLGQLGFFAAEVLQWLLTRRPLLSEVVTQAVRVGIHTVGILMCVLFFIGANVALVGHAIFRQFGGQDLVGIYVGLSCVIGLAPLIVGAMLAAKPGTEIAATIASMRVKEQIDALEVMAVNPYWYLMVPRFLAYVLVTPALFAFAVVASVGGGYVAAVFQLGLNPGVFMSDVLRFLSMADLWKGLLRAEVFAVLICLLSCFYGYNSRPGPAGVSRAINLAVVVGSTTIIVVNYFLTELMYG; the protein is encoded by the coding sequence ATGACCGCCACGCTCGACTTGATGGGGGCCATCGGACGCTTGGCGATCGCCCTGGTGCAGTGGCTCGGCCAGCTTGGCTTTTTTGCGGCCGAGGTGCTGCAGTGGCTGTTGACGCGGCGCCCTTTGCTGTCTGAAGTGGTCACGCAGGCCGTCCGCGTGGGCATCCACACGGTGGGCATCCTGATGTGCGTGCTGTTCTTCATCGGTGCCAACGTGGCGCTGGTGGGGCACGCCATTTTCCGGCAATTCGGCGGACAGGACCTGGTGGGAATCTATGTCGGGTTGTCCTGCGTGATCGGCCTGGCGCCCCTGATCGTGGGGGCCATGCTGGCGGCCAAGCCCGGTACCGAGATTGCCGCGACGATCGCCTCGATGCGCGTCAAGGAGCAGATTGACGCGTTAGAGGTGATGGCGGTGAACCCTTACTGGTACCTGATGGTGCCGCGCTTCCTGGCTTACGTCCTGGTCACTCCGGCGCTGTTTGCCTTCGCGGTGGTGGCCAGCGTGGGGGGCGGCTATGTGGCGGCTGTATTCCAGCTCGGATTGAATCCTGGGGTCTTCATGTCGGACGTGTTGCGCTTTCTGAGCATGGCCGATTTGTGGAAGGGCCTGCTGCGGGCTGAGGTGTTTGCCGTTCTGATTTGCCTGCTGTCCTGCTTCTACGGCTACAACAGCCGGCCTGGACCGGCCGGCGTGAGTCGGGCCATCAATCTGGCCGTGGTCGTGGGCAGCACGACCATCATCGTCGTCAACTACTTCCTCACGGAACTCATGTACGGATGA